TGCAGGTCTCACCGAAGGGGAAGCGTAAGGAGGCGTAAGTTTCACCGAAGGAGAAGCGTAAGGAGGCGTAAGTTTAACCGAAGGAGAAGAGTTAGGAGGTATCGAAAGAGAAGCGTTAGGAGGCACCGGAGGAGCAGAAGATCCGTAACAATTGCCTATACATGCTTTGCCTTCCCTAGCCTCGATTCGTATGCTTTGatcttcaatttattttaagaaaaaacaaaggtaTCAAATTAGTATACTGtatatgttttcaaaaactaGAAACATTAATCACATATATGATCtgtagtaaaagaaaaattccaaatgtttttttaaatccaaaaatataaaagaaagatagattATAGTAGTAAAAATAGCTTAAGTTTAACTTAGAAcatgtgagtttttttttactttgtttttaaaacgGCAGAATTTAACATGGTAAACATAAATTACATTTCCACACAACTTGTATAATTGgttaattatacaaaaatgtgAACAACTTCACTATTTTACGAATTCGCAATCAAAAATTCACATTTACTTAcaagagagagacaagaagaggcaaagaagaaaagccaTCCTAAAGTATTGGTTTGCCATAGCTAAACAATGTTTTGGTATTGGAATGCTTGATGGTTAGCTTTTGTGAGAGAACTAGCTACTCTTGCGTTTATTTATATATCGGATGAAAAAACAGCTTTTCCACTTTATTTGGAATGTACTTTAAGTTTCAGATTGTgtctatattttcattattatgaCACTTATTATCAtgaaatttcagattttgtctATATTTCATATTGGATTTTGTCTATATttcatattagattttttctatatttcatATTAGATTTTGTCTATATACAGACTTTAATTTTGTCTTCAATTAGAAATTTATTtcgtctatatatatagagcaGACTTTATTATCAGTTTGACCCAACGATCCAAAATAGGGAGTATATCTTCCACAGATAAAATTACTATACAGTTTTTCAAAgtgcttttttctttctttcgtttgtacctttttgtattaaaaaataaaacagaaaaaattacttgatataaaatgtatatactTTAACTTTAACTATATCCTTTACACTACTGTTGTTAGAACCATcataacatttgtttttgcatttttcaaccaaaaaaatc
This sequence is a window from Arabidopsis thaliana chromosome 1 sequence. Protein-coding genes within it:
- a CDS encoding proline-rich family protein (proline-rich family protein; FUNCTIONS IN: molecular_function unknown; INVOLVED IN: biological_process unknown; LOCATED IN: endomembrane system; Has 24580 Blast hits to 9370 proteins in 816 species: Archae - 67; Bacteria - 3086; Metazoa - 5006; Fungi - 2268; Plants - 4246; Viruses - 1015; Other Eukaryotes - 8892 (source: NCBI BLink).), coding for MANQYFRMAFLLCLFLSLSYQSIRIEAREGKACIGNCYGSSAPPVPPNASLSIPPNSSPSVKLTPPYASPSVKLTPPYASPSVRPAGTTPNASPSVKLTPPYASPSMRPAGTPNASPSVKLTPPYASPSVRPTGTTPNASPSLTPPNPSPSEKFIPPNASPFIHT